TATTCATCGACGGCGAATTCGTGGACACCCACCGCTCGCGGGGTATCACTCACTGTACGGCCAGGTGTCGAAAAATCGAGTGGGGTCGTGTTCCGGTCAGCGGGGTGAGGCGATTTAGTTGCCGTGTTCGATGTCGGCCTGCTCGCCGTCGCTCTCGACGTCGAAGCCGTCACCGTCCTCGACCTCTAGGCGGTCTTCGTCCTGCTCGACGTCGTTGTTGTCGTCTTCGTACTCGACGTCACCGTCGCCGCTGTTCTCGTAGTCGACGTCGTCGTCGGCGTTCTCGTACTCGAGATCGCCGTCGCGCTGTTCGATCTCGTCGTCGGCGGATTCGATGTCGACGTCGCCGCTGTCGCTATCGAACTCGAGGTCCACGGGACCGTCCATGCTCTCGAAGTCCAGGTCACCGTCGGCGGTCGTCTCGTAGTCGACGTTGTCGTTCTCGACTTCGGCGTCGTCATCGGACTCCTCGATCTCGAGGTCGTCACTCTCGACGTCGACGTCGTCACCGTCGTTGGCGGTCTCGTAGTCGAAGTCGTCCTCCGTGTTCTCGACTTCGACGTCACCGTCTTCGCTATGTTCGATCTCTTCGTCGTCGCTCTCGATGTCGAGGCCGTCGTCGGTCTCTTCGACGTCGACGGTGTCGTCACCACCGCCGTTCCCGTCACCTGGGGACACGTCGCCGTCGGTCTCGTTGCCGTTGCCGTTGCCGTTAGCCTGTGAGTCGTTCTGCGCCGCCAGCGCGCCCATGGAGCCGAGTACCACGGTCACGAGGACGACGATGACCAGCGCAGATCTGAGGTTCTGTTTCATGTCTCTTCCTGTTATATCGGTCGATTCGCGTTCACATCCCACGTGGGATACTCCAGGCTTGACCCGCCAGCGACGAGTAGTGTCGACCTATCGACGTAGGCGGACCGCGACCTACTGGGTTAGGTTACCCCGAGGTCGGGGGGTAGTCGGAGCCGAATGGGAGGTGACAGCCGGGACCGGGGAGACAGTCGGGACGGGAGACGTCGGTCATCCGCTCGATGCCGCTACGCGTGGTGGTCCTGCGTCTCGCTGAGGAACGCCTCCAGGAGTTTCTGCTCGGCCTTCCGGAGGTGCTGGTGGAGCGTCGGCGACGACACCCCCAGGGAGTCCGCGAGTTCGGCGGCGGTGTTCTTGCGCGGCCAGTCGTAGTACCCCGATGCGTAGGCGGACTCGATGGCGGTCATCTGCTTGTCGGTGAGGCGGTCCGCGAGGTCGTCGCGGAACTCCGCCGCCGTCTTGACCGAGCGGTTGACGTCCCGCTTCGCGACCAGAGACGAGTCGGGGTAGAGCGCCCGGAACGCCCCGACGATTCCCCGTATATCGGCAGTGAGGGGCGCTTCGGCGACGAGCGTCCCCACACCGTCGTCAGCCGCCATGGACCGGACGCTCGCGCCGACCTCCATCAGCACGCGGGAGACGGAACCGGATTTGACCAGCTCCACGAGGATCTCGTCGTCGTGCTCGCTCACGACGCGGTGACTCTCGACGGCCGCGACGTCGTCGGCCACCGCGAGCACGTCGTCGACTGACGCGCCGTCGATCCGGAGGTAACAGAGGAACTTCCCGTCCTCGAGCGCGGTCTCGTGTTCGAGCTGCGACCGACACGAGAGGCGCTCGGAGAACGCCACGGCGATGCTCCGCGAGTCGGTCACCTCGAACTCCAGTTCGACGATCGAGTCGGAGAGGAGGAGTTCCCGGTTCAGCGCGGCGTTGATCGCGAAGCCGATGACGTCGCCGAGCACCCCGAATCCGGTCCGTCCCACGTCGGTGAACACGTCCTCCCGGGACGCGTTGACCACTAGCACGCCGTAGATCCGATCCCCGTACGTGAGCGGGACGGCGGCGACAGCCTCCACCTCGCCGAGGGCGGCCCCGTCGTCGACGCCGTTCCCGAATTCGCGTTCCGCGACCTGATACTGGCGGATCACCTGAACCTCGCCGGTCCGGATGGCGTGTGCCACGACCCCGTTTCCGATCTGCGAGACGGGCATCGCGTCGAGCGCCGCCAGGTAGCCGTCGTCCACGCCGGCACCCACCTTCGGCGTGACGTCTTCGTCGGTCACGTCCACGCTTCCGATCCACGCGCTCTCGTAGAAGTCAGACGCCGCCAGCCGATCGCAGACGATCTGGTTGATCTCGTCGCGCGTGGTCGCGTTTATCAGGCGCCGGATGAGTTCCTGGACGAGGTTCGTGATCTGGTTGAGCGTGTCGAGCTGGTCGTGCTGCTGGCGGAGTTCGCGTTCGTTCCCGCGGAGTATCTGTTCGCGTTCGTCGCGCTCCAGCGCCGCCCTGACGTCCGCCGCCAGCAACTCGGCGCAGTGGCTGTCGAGTTCCTCGACGGCGTTCGACCGCGTGAAGACGGTCAGCGTGCCGTAGTCGCCGAGGGGCAGGTGCAGGCTCACCTGGCCCGGCCCGTCCGCGCAGGGCTCCGCCTCGTCCGCCCCCGTGATCACCATCTCGCGCTGTCTGTAGGCGCGACCGGCGAGCGTCGCGTCGAGGTCGAACGCGACGCACGACTCGACGAGTTCCGCCGCCCGGTCGGTCATGGCGACGGGTTCGAGCGCGTTGGTCCGGGGATCGAACAGCCGAACGCAGCTGACGTTGGAGCCGAGCACGCGCTCTACGGTGTCGAGCGCGCGGCGGGCGATCACGTCGGTCGTCTCGGCGACCATCAGTTCGCGGCTCGCCTCGTTGAGCGCCTCGAGCTTTCGCTCGTGGGCCTTGCGCTCCGAGACGTCGCGGACGAGCGCCAGCACGTGCGGCCGGTCGTCGATCTCGATTCGGGACGCGGAGATCTCGGTCGGGAGGACCTCGCCGTCGGCCGTGTGACAGCAGAGTTCGTCGGTCCACCCGGACCCGTCGCTCAGGACCGCGTCGATGAACGCCCCGAACTGCGGCAACTCGTCGCAGTGCACGTCGGAGGGAGCGAGATCGAGCAGTTCGTCCCGGGAGTAGCCGAGCAGATCGCACGCCTGCGGGTTGCACTGCTCGTACTCGTTTCGACCGGGATCGAAGATCAGGATCGCGTCGTTCACGTGCTCGAAGATCGTCTCGAAGCGCTTCTTGGCCTCGCGGATCTCCCGCTCTCGCTCCTTGCGTTCGGTGATGTCCGAGTAGATCGCGTACGCTCCGGGATTGCCGTCCGCCTCGAAGAGGATCACGTGGGCCAGAAACTCGCGGGGGCCGTCGACCGTCTGACGGCGGACCTCGGCCTTGACCTCCTCGCCTCGGAGCAACCGCCCGACGAACTCCCGATGCTCGTCGTACTCCTCGTCGGGGACGAGCACGTCGTCGATGGTGCGGCCGACCACGGCCTCGTCGTCGTACCCGAACACGCGCTCGAAGGCGTCGTTCACCCCCCGGATGACCGGCACGCCGTCTTTGAAGTCACAGTCGACGATCGGGTCGCTCGAGTTCTCGAACAGCGTCGCGCGGCGGTGGCGTTCGGCTTCCAGTCGGTGATTCGGCTCCGGTTCCTCCGAGGTCTCGCGTACCGTCGCGGTGTAGAACCGCTCGCCGTCGGACTCGGAGGTCTGTGCCGAGAGCCTGACCGGAACGTCGTGACCGTCACGATCGACGAGAACGACGCCGCGTTCGCCGCCGTCGGTCCGCTCGCGGCCCCGACCGGCGCGCGCCCGGATGAGTTCCAGCGGTGGAATCAGGCTCTCCGCGAAGAGTCGGGCGACGGGTCGGCCCTCCAGACCGCCGCGGTCGTACCCGAGGAGCCGTTCGACGTACCGGTTGGCGAGGACGACGGTTCCGTCGGCGTCGAGGACGATAATTCCCCCTGCGGTGGCCGCGAGGGCCGCCCTGAAGAGCGCACTATCCAAGCTCGAGTGCGACTGAGACATACTTGACACGACGATAGGTACCCGTATCGAAAGTGCGTGGTACCTCGATTTCGAGGTACTGTGTACGGCGATCGGACCGGTATCACCGATGGCCGATAATTCAACGACGTTGCCACGGAAGCGAGGTCGCTATCGGGGCAGAGACGGTTCCAGCAGGAGATCCAGACAGTTCTCGATGAGCTTCCGTTCGGCCGCTTGCAGGTGCTGGAAGAGCGTCGATCCCGAGATGTTCAGGTCCGCCGCGATCTCCTCGGCGGTGCTCTTCCTCGGGAAGTCGTAGTAGCCCGCGAAGTAGGCGGTTCGGAGCGCCGTCAGTTGTTTCTCCGTGAGTTGCTCCTCGAGCTGTCGGCTCATCTGCCCGGTCGTCTTGACCGGGCGGTCGACCGTTCGCTTCCTGGCCAACGTCCAGTCCGATGACTCCGCCCGAACCACCTCGACGAGTTCGTCGAGGTCGTCGTCGGGGGCGGCTTCGATGACCACGCGGTTCTCGTCCGGATCGGCGACGGCCGTCTGGATCACCGCGCCGGCGTCGACGACGTGGTTGAGGAAATCGGACGGCTTCACCCGAACTTCGAACCGATACTGCCCGTCGTACCGGGCGATCGTCCGGTACGCCTCGACGACCTCGGCCGCCTCGATCACCTCACGAACCCGCTCCGGGGACGCCCCCTCGACCGTCAGGAAGTGAAGCAGCGACTCGCCGGGGCCAGGAACGACGTCGTCGACGCGACAGCGACAGCGACACTCGGCGGCGAGCGCGGCGAAGAACGCCGCCGGTTCGGTGGCTCGGAGTTCGAGTTGGACCACCGTGTTCGCGAGCAGCAGACGCTCCTGTTTGAGGGCGTAGATGGCGAAACCCATCGCCCTCGCGAGGGTTTCGAGCGACGCCCGCTCGTGCGCGTCGAAGGCGTCCGGGCGAGCGGAGTGGACCACGAGCGCGCCGTAGATCGTCTCCCCGTGCGCGAGCGGGAGCGCGATGCCCGACCGCTCCCCTCGCTCGCGCGCGAACCGCCGCACCGGTTCCGGAACGAGCGGGTCCTCGTCGATCCGCCGGGAGACGAAGGCATCACCGCGGAGGAGCGTCTCGCCCATCTCACAGCCCTCCATAGCGTCGGGGTCCACCTCGGCGAGCATCCGCTCGACGGCCTCGCCGTTCGCGCCCGCGCGCGGGACGAGCCGTCCCTCCCGCACGCTCCGCTCGCCGATCCACGCGCTCGCGTAGAACGGCGTCGCGGTCAGGTGTTCGCACACCAACGCTTCGAGTTCCTCGCGCGTCGTCGGCTTCACGAGCGCCTGGATGATCTCCTCGATGAGGTGGTGGATCCCGTGGAGCGTCTCCAGTTCGTCCCGCTGGCGCTGTAACCGCCGTCCGCGTTCCTTCCGCTCGGTGACGTCCTGAACGATCGTCACGAACCCGCGAAGCGCGCCCCGCTCGTCCCGGATCGCCGTCAGCACGACGTGCGTCCAGCACGTCGATCCGTCCTTCCGGAGACAGCGGGCTTCGCCCTCGAACCGACCGGTTTCGGCGGCACGCTCGAGCATCCGCCAGGGATCCCCGCGATCGAGCGCCTCCCGAGTCGTGACGATCGAGAACGGCTCGCCGACGGCCTCGTTCTCGGGGTATCCGTAGATCCGGACGCACCCCTCGTTCCAGCTCGTGACGACCCCGTCGGAATCGAGCGTCGCGATCGCGTACCCGTCGACCGCTCGCACCGCCGACCGGAGCGGCTGATCGCGCACGTCCGTTCCGGCGTTCGGCCCGCCGGTTCGGATCGTGTCGCTCACGGCGGCCGCCTCCGCCGTCGCACGTCCACCCCCATCACGGATCCGCGCGGTTCGCCGCCGCGCGGATCAGAGTCGGCTCGTTTACTCATCCCCGATAGGTCCTCTCGATCACGTTACAGTACGACCGTTTAGCGAATCGGTTATCGAGTCTCACGCGATAGCTCTAGTTCGACCCGCGACTAATTCAAAGGAGTTCATATTTGACGGGAACGATCCGCCCTAATTCGAAGTGGACACCAGCGGACCATCAATCGCTACTCGGTAAAACTGTTGGACCGGTTCGCGTCGAACGGCGGTCGAGGCAGTGACGTGACGCATCGCCCAGGCGTCGATCCCCCGCGTCCGATGGTTCGTCCTCGAAGCGTCGTCCGGGGAACGCCGGACGCCGAGGGCGAGAACCGCCCTACGAATACGATGAAGCAGGTTTCGCTATATGGAATCCAGATTCGGCGCACAGCACAGATTCGGCGGAGGTCGGTCGACGGTCCCCCGTGCGACCGCTCGATGGCGCCGATCAGTCGCCGTTTCGAACGCTTCGACGTCCGTCGGGCACGCGTCACGGATCGATAGACCGTGGTGTGTCGGACGTCACGGCTCGACGGCCGCGTCCGACCCCTCGACCTCGGTCAGCCGCGCCCGCAGGTCGTACCCCACCTGTGCGACGCAGAGGATCGCGACTGTCCCGACGAGCGCGACGGCGGGGAGCCACCGTCCGAGCGGTGCGAGGAGGAGGACGAGGACGCCCCCTCCGGCGCGAACCGCGGCGAGCGACCGACCGCGTTCGTGGGCGGCCGTCGTCGTGGTCCACTGCACGACGCCGATGGCCGCGAGGCAGGTGGCGACCGCCCCGCAGAGCAACCAGCAATCCGCCGCCGCGAGCGGTGCGGTCAGATCGGCCGTGAGCGCGTGTTCGACGCCGACGCCCGCGGCGGTCAACCCGACCACGAGCGGGAGGTGGGCGTAGAGCCACCCCTCGTAGACGAGCACGCGACCCTCGCGGGCGCTCGCGTCGATGGTGACGCCGCTGTGACGGTCGAAGTAGACCCACCAGACGCTCACCGCGACGAGCAGGGCGAACGCCGCCGCGAGTACCGAGAACGGCGTCCACGCCACCTCGGCGACGCCGCTCACCACGGCGAGCACCGACTCGCCGAGGACGATGATGGTGAACAGCCCGAAGCGCTCGGGGAGGTGTTCGGCGTGCGGCGGGATACGGGCGTGCAACTGGCCGGCGGAGATCGGCGTCCCGAAGTCGACGAGCAGACCGACGCCCCAGAGCGCGTAGCGAGCGGGCGGCGGAACGAACGCCGACAGCGCCCAGAGACCCGCGGCGACGGCGAACCCGGCGGCGTACCGCCGCGTGAGCGGGCGGGCGACCGGGACGAAGTGGCTCGCGCCGAGGTACTTCAGGACGAGGACGCCGCGGACGCCCGCGTAGGCGAGCGCGAACGACGCCGACGCCGCGAGTCCGTCGTGGATGCTCACCGCCAGTGCGGCGACGGCGAACATCTCCGCGACGGTGAACAGCCGGTGGACGACGTCGTCGGTGTCGAAGCGCGTCGCGTAGAACGTCGAGCCGACCCACGCCCACCACGTGGGGACGAACAGCGCGAGGAAGGCGACGACTCCCGGGATCGACACGTCGGCGCTCAGGACGTGCGCCAACTCCGCGATCGCGACGACGAACACGAGGTCGAAGAACAGCTCCAGCCACGTCGCGCTGCGCAGGTCGTCCTCGGCGTCCGGGGAACTCCGCAACCGCGGCGGCGACAGGCGCAACAGCTCCGCGAGCACGTGACGAGTACGCCGGCGGACGATAGAACGCTGTCGCCGGCGTCGACCACAGTCGTACTGTCCGCGGTACCTGTTTCGAGAGGCCCGGTACTCGGGACCCCGAATATCCTCTGTCGAGGTACAGCGGACAGTATATGTTCGCCGGGGCGCAGTGACGGGCATGGCAACCGACGAGGAGATCGTCGAGGTGACGCTCTCGGCCGACGAGTACGACCGCCTGCGCGACGTGACGGACGACCCCGCCGCGATGGTACGCGAGGCGACGCTCGGACGGGTCAAACTCGAGGAGGCGATCGCGTTCACGCGCGACGGCGGGTTCCGCGAGTCGATGGGGCGCGAGCGGATGACCGGCGAGCCGATCCCCCGACCGCCAGTGGGCGAACTCGTCGGGTTCGACGTCGAGGCGGTCGCTGACGGGGAGTCGCGCCTGACGTTCGAGGCCGGTCCCGAGCACGCGAACCCGATGGGGACGCTCCACGGGGGGATCGTCTGCGACGTGGGCGACGCGGCGATGGGGACCGCCTACGCGAGCACCCTCGAGGAGGACGAGTCGTTCACGACGCTCGAACTCTCGGTCAACTACCTCCGGCCGGTCTGGTCCGGTCGGCTGGAGGCGGTCGGTCGGGTCGTCGAGCGCGGTAGCACGATCGGCTTCGTCGAGTGCGACGTGACCACCGAGGAGGGAAAGCGCGTCGCGCGGCTGTCGAGCACCTGCATGACGCTGCGGGAGGACCGGGCGGCGGGGCGGTAGGTCGCCCGCCGAGGGCGCGCGGGCCAATCTTATACCCGCGCGTCGCCTAGCGCTCGCGTGGCAGACAAAGACCTCAGCGACATCGCCGGTCTCCCGAGCGACCTCGGCATCGGCGAGGACCTCGCGCGCGCCGAGCAGGTGCTCTCGGTGCGCGTCGAACGCCGCCGCTACGGCAAGCCGATGACCATCGTCGAGGGGTTCGACGAGCACGCCATCGACTTAGACGAGCTGGCCTCGACCCTCAAGCGCCGCCTCGCCACCGGCGGAACCGTCGACGACGGCCGCATCGAACTCCAGGGCGACCACTCGAACCGCCTCCCCGACGTCCTCCGCGACGAGGGGTTCGCCGTCGAGTAACCCCCGCGACGACCGTACCCGTTTTCGAAGCAGGGATCCGACACCGAGAGCGATAGCGGTGGACGGTGCGGGGATCGACCGATCGGCTCAGTTCTCCGTCTCGAACGTTCCGGCGGGGGCGGCCCGTCGTAGCGTCCGAGAGACGAGTTTCGTATCCCGACATACGGTTTATCCCTCGACCGACGCGGGGCGCTTTTACCGCCCCGCCCGGTAGGAGGTCCATGGTGCGGAACGTCGCCAGCGAGTTTCTCGAACTCGAACCCGAGGACTTCTATCTCCTCTCGGGGATCGAGCACGGGATGCGGTTCAGCCGGTGGGTCGATCGGGAGAAGGTCGCGGAGTTCTCGCGGCTCGACCCGAAGGAGGTCGACTACCGGCTGGATCGCTGTGAGGACCGGGGGCTGGTCGAGCGCAAGACGGTCCACTACCAGGGGTTTCGCCTCACGTTCGAGGGGTACGACGCGCTCGCCCTGCGGGCGTTCACCGAACGCGACACGATCCGGGGGTTCGGCGCGCCGCTCGGCGTCGGCAAGGAGAGCGACGTGTACGAGGTGCAGTCGTACAAGCCGCTGGCGCTGAAGTTCCACCGCGAGGGGTACACGAACTTCCGCGAGGTGCGCCGCGAGCGCGAGTACACCTCCGAGCACCGCCACGTCTCCTGGTTCTACACGGCGAGGAAGGCCGCCGAACGCGAGTACGAGGCGCTCGAAACCGTCTACCCCGAGGTGCGCGTCCCGCGCCCGATCGACCAGAACCGCCACGCCATCGTGATGGAGAAGCTCCCGGGCGTCGAGCTATCGCGGGCGGAACTCGCCCCGGATCAGGTCGTCGGCGTGCTCGATCTCGTCCTCCGGGAGGTGACCGCCGCCTACCGCGCCGGCTACGTCCACGCCGACATGAGCGAGTACAACGTCTTCGTCGATAGCGAGGGCGTCACGATCTTCGACTGGCCACAGGCCGTCCCGACCGACCACGAGAACGCCGACGAGTTCCTCCGGCGCGACGTGGCGAACCTGCTTCGCTACTTCCGGCGGAAGTACCCTAAGCGAGTGGGCGAGGAGGACGCGGACGCCGTCGCGGACGCGGTTCGCGCCGACGAGTTCGAGTCGGTGCGCGCGTTCCGGTGAATTAGATGTCGCGATACAGAATCGTCGGCCGGTGGGAGCGGGGGCGAGACGGGCGTCGAGGGGCTCGCGGTCGGGCCGAACGCGGAACGGAAAGCGGGACCCTTATTCGCCGCACTTTCGTCGGTTCACGGGATGGCGAGGAACCGACCGGGGACGCGCCCGCTCGACAGTCCGCCCGAGAGCGCCGGTGACCACCTGAAGGGAGCGGCGGCGATCGTGGTGCTGTTTCTCGTCCCGCTCAGCGTGATCCTGGCGTTCGTCATCGGCGTCGGACCGGGGTTGTACGACTTCACCGCCACCGCGAACGCGACCGACGGATCGGGTGCGGGGAACGCGACGAACGCCACGAACGCCACGAACGCGACCGGCGGACCCGCCGACGCTGCCGGGGCGGGGACGACGGAGCAGGGGGCGACGCCGACGACCACCGAGGCCCCCCGAGACGCTCCGACGGACGAACCACCGACGGAGACGCCCGAGGCGACGCCGACGGAGGCGTCCGCGTCGACGCCCGAGGAGACCCCCGGAGCGACGTCCACCGAGACGCCGGCGGGGACGCCGACGCCCGCGCGGACAGCTACACCAACGCCGACCGCGACGGACACGCCGACACCCACGCCGACGCCTACCCCCACGCCCGCGCCGGAGAGCCACACGCTGGTGGTCGAACGGGCTGACGAGAACGCGTCGGCGAACTACACCGTGACCGTCAGCGGGGAGATCCGGCGGGACGCCTCCGTGGAGTCGGACGACGCGATCGGCGGGGACGGTCGGAACGTGACCGGGACGATCGCCGACGCGCGCGACGCGTACACGTTCACCGGCGAGGTCGAGCGCGCGGAGGTGGTCGGGAACGCGACGATCAGCGTCGACGGCGAGGTCGTCGCTCGGAGTTCGGCGAGCGAGTCGAACGGGGCGGACGGGAGCGGCGCGAACGAGACCAGCGCGAACGAGACGAACGCGACCGACGCCGACCGGACGAGCGCGAGTAACGCAAACGAGATCGACACGACCAACGAGAGCGGCTGACGCGGTCGCCGACGAGGGCGATTCCCTCAGGCGGAGCTGAGGACGGCGACCGGGCAGGGGGCGTTCTTGATGATGTACTCGACGCGGTGGCCGAAGAACGCCCGTTCGGAGACGGGACGGATGCTCGACCCCATCAGGACCAGGTCGTGGCCCCCCTCCTCGATCAGCCGGAGCATCTCCTCTTCGGGCTCCTCGCGGGCGACGAAGACGCGCGTGCTCACCTCGACGCCCGTCCGCCGGCCGCGGTCGGCCGCCTCGTCGACGATCTCCTCGCCGAACTCGATCAGCGAGCGGACGTTCTGGTTCCGGCGGGCGACGAACCGGTCGTTTCGGCGGGGCGGGTCCACGTAGTGAACGATCTCTACCATCGCGTTCCGGTCGCGGGCGATGGCGAACGCGACCTCGGCGGCGTGACGGTTGTACTGCATCCCCGCCGTCGGGAGGAGGATGCGCTGGATCGGGTTCTCGTCGACGCCGTACCGACCGGTCGTCCGATCCTCGTGGGCGTCGACGACCATGACGGGGCACGGCGCGTTCACGACGATGCGGTCGACGGCGGCACCGAACAGCGGGTCGTTCGGCCGAGCGCCGCGCTCGGCTGCACCGAGCACGAGCAGGTCGTACCCCCGCTCGGCCTCCGCGAGGACGGTCTCGGTGGCCCCGGTCGTCTCCTCCCGGACGACGTTCCGGAGGTCGTTGTCGTCGTCGAGGGCCAGCCGTTCGGCCATCACCTCGAAGCAGCGTGCGGGGTCGTCCCGGGGGGACGGATCGCCGTCGGCGGCCGTCGCGACGTCGGCGGATGCGGAGGGGCTACCGCCGTCGGGCAGCAACCGCGCGAACCAGCCGCCGGAGGCGGAGCGACGGGAATCGGCGGCGGCCGCCCCCCGACGCGCGAGGTACATGTTGGTGACCTCGATCTCCTCGCCGCGGGTCATCAGTCCCACGAGGCGGGCGGCGAACTGCGAGTCCTCGCTCCCGCGCGTGGGGACGAGTACGCGCTTGAGGTTGGCGACGAAGTTCCGCTCGCGTTCGGCCTCGCGCTCCTCGTCGTCCATCTCGATCCTCGGCACCGTCCAGCGCAGCAGCGGCGGTGCCATGATCGAGGTGACGATGGCGACCATGACGACGATCGTGTACATCTCGCCGGTGAGGACGCCGAGGCTGAGGCCGATCGTGGCGATGATGATCTCCATCGCCCCGCGGGCGTTCATGCCCGCGCCGAGGCTGATCCCCTCCCACCGCGAGAGGCCGGCGGCCGCCGCGCCGAGGTACGTCCCGACGAACTTCCCGGCGATGGCGACGCCGAGCGCGGCCGTCCCGACCGCGAACACGGTCGGATCGAGCATGGCCGCGAGGTTCACCCGCAACCCCGCGGTGGCGAAGAAGATCGGCGCGAAGACGCCGACCGTGACGACCTCGAAGAGGTGTCGGGCCGAGCGGTCGAATCGCTTCACGTCGCCGACGAGGATGCCGACGACGAACGCGCCGAGCACCGCCTCGATGCCGAGGTAGTGGGTCAGGGAGCCGACGCCGAGCGCGAGCACCATCAGCGTCGTGATCTTCGCCGTGTCCCCGCCGACGGCGTTGTCGACGAAGCGGACGATACGCCTCGACAGGCGGCGTCCGAGGGTGAACGAGACGCCGAGGAAGACCAGCAGGATCAGGATCGTCTCCGCCGCCGACCCGAGGTCGACGACCCCGCTCCGCGCGAGGCCGGCGACGACCGACAGCATGATCCAGCCGAGGCTGTCGTTGATCATGCCCGACGCGAGCGTGATCTGCCCGATGTCGCGCCTGACGAGGTCCATGTCCATCAGCACCTTCGCGATGACCGGGATGGACGAGATGCTCATCGCGGTCGCGACGAACAGGCTGAACACCAGCCGCTGGTCGGGCGACACGAGGAACTCCGCGGGGAGAACGTACGCGAGTCCGAAGCCGAACGCGAACGGGACGGCGACTCCGCCGACGGCGACGCTCGTCGCGGACTTCGCCCGGGCGACGATGAGGTCGAGATCCGTCTCGAGACCCGTCAGCACGAGCAGCATCAGCAGCCCGATCCACGAGACGACTTCGAGCAGGTGGAACTGCTCGGCGGCGAGGGGAAAGATCGCCTCGAAGGCCCCCGGCGCGACCGTCCCGAGGACGGACGGACCGACGACGATGCCCGCCAACAGTTCGCCGACGACCGACGGGAGGTTCGCCTTCGTCGCCAGCACGCCCAGTCCGCGCGCGACCAGCAACAGCAGGAATAGCTGGACGAGCAGGACCAGCAGCGCGTGGTGATCGATCGGCTCGACCGCCTGTTGGATGGGGACCGACATCACGTCTCACCCACCGGTCGACGGAGACCCTGCCGGCCGCGTCGGGGCGGAACGGTCGCGGGACGGTTCTGCCGTGCGCTCCAGTGGACGTATCGGTGGGTGCGGTGAATCATGGTTCGGTAGGACGGCACGCGAGGGAGGGCCGTTCAGGCCGGTACCCTCGTCTGGGGTGCGTCAGCCGGGAAACCCGTCGAGCGAGCGACGGCGTCGGGACCCGGAGGTCGTTCCCCCGCCGGATCGTCCGACTCGACCGCCCCGGTGACGATGCTTCGCATGGTCTCGATCGCGAGCGACGAGCGACGCCCGTTCGAACGCGCTCGAACCGCTTCGCGACCACCTCTATGAAACGAATTGTGATAAAGAACGCGGTTAGATTGTCGATTTGGTATATTTATACCGATTTATTAATCAGATCGT
The Halomarina pelagica DNA segment above includes these coding regions:
- a CDS encoding PaaI family thioesterase, with translation MATDEEIVEVTLSADEYDRLRDVTDDPAAMVREATLGRVKLEEAIAFTRDGGFRESMGRERMTGEPIPRPPVGELVGFDVEAVADGESRLTFEAGPEHANPMGTLHGGIVCDVGDAAMGTAYASTLEEDESFTTLELSVNYLRPVWSGRLEAVGRVVERGSTIGFVECDVTTEEGKRVARLSSTCMTLREDRAAGR
- a CDS encoding bacterio-opsin activator domain-containing protein; translated protein: MSDTIRTGGPNAGTDVRDQPLRSAVRAVDGYAIATLDSDGVVTSWNEGCVRIYGYPENEAVGEPFSIVTTREALDRGDPWRMLERAAETGRFEGEARCLRKDGSTCWTHVVLTAIRDERGALRGFVTIVQDVTERKERGRRLQRQRDELETLHGIHHLIEEIIQALVKPTTREELEALVCEHLTATPFYASAWIGERSVREGRLVPRAGANGEAVERMLAEVDPDAMEGCEMGETLLRGDAFVSRRIDEDPLVPEPVRRFARERGERSGIALPLAHGETIYGALVVHSARPDAFDAHERASLETLARAMGFAIYALKQERLLLANTVVQLELRATEPAAFFAALAAECRCRCRVDDVVPGPGESLLHFLTVEGASPERVREVIEAAEVVEAYRTIARYDGQYRFEVRVKPSDFLNHVVDAGAVIQTAVADPDENRVVIEAAPDDDLDELVEVVRAESSDWTLARKRTVDRPVKTTGQMSRQLEEQLTEKQLTALRTAYFAGYYDFPRKSTAEEIAADLNISGSTLFQHLQAAERKLIENCLDLLLEPSLPR
- a CDS encoding translation initiation factor, giving the protein MADKDLSDIAGLPSDLGIGEDLARAEQVLSVRVERRRYGKPMTIVEGFDEHAIDLDELASTLKRRLATGGTVDDGRIELQGDHSNRLPDVLRDEGFAVE
- a CDS encoding low temperature requirement protein A; this translates as MLAELLRLSPPRLRSSPDAEDDLRSATWLELFFDLVFVVAIAELAHVLSADVSIPGVVAFLALFVPTWWAWVGSTFYATRFDTDDVVHRLFTVAEMFAVAALAVSIHDGLAASASFALAYAGVRGVLVLKYLGASHFVPVARPLTRRYAAGFAVAAGLWALSAFVPPPARYALWGVGLLVDFGTPISAGQLHARIPPHAEHLPERFGLFTIIVLGESVLAVVSGVAEVAWTPFSVLAAAFALLVAVSVWWVYFDRHSGVTIDASAREGRVLVYEGWLYAHLPLVVGLTAAGVGVEHALTADLTAPLAAADCWLLCGAVATCLAAIGVVQWTTTTAAHERGRSLAAVRAGGGVLVLLLAPLGRWLPAVALVGTVAILCVAQVGYDLRARLTEVEGSDAAVEP
- a CDS encoding PAS domain S-box protein, with the translated sequence MSQSHSSLDSALFRAALAATAGGIIVLDADGTVVLANRYVERLLGYDRGGLEGRPVARLFAESLIPPLELIRARAGRGRERTDGGERGVVLVDRDGHDVPVRLSAQTSESDGERFYTATVRETSEEPEPNHRLEAERHRRATLFENSSDPIVDCDFKDGVPVIRGVNDAFERVFGYDDEAVVGRTIDDVLVPDEEYDEHREFVGRLLRGEEVKAEVRRQTVDGPREFLAHVILFEADGNPGAYAIYSDITERKEREREIREAKKRFETIFEHVNDAILIFDPGRNEYEQCNPQACDLLGYSRDELLDLAPSDVHCDELPQFGAFIDAVLSDGSGWTDELCCHTADGEVLPTEISASRIEIDDRPHVLALVRDVSERKAHERKLEALNEASRELMVAETTDVIARRALDTVERVLGSNVSCVRLFDPRTNALEPVAMTDRAAELVESCVAFDLDATLAGRAYRQREMVITGADEAEPCADGPGQVSLHLPLGDYGTLTVFTRSNAVEELDSHCAELLAADVRAALERDEREQILRGNERELRQQHDQLDTLNQITNLVQELIRRLINATTRDEINQIVCDRLAASDFYESAWIGSVDVTDEDVTPKVGAGVDDGYLAALDAMPVSQIGNGVVAHAIRTGEVQVIRQYQVAEREFGNGVDDGAALGEVEAVAAVPLTYGDRIYGVLVVNASREDVFTDVGRTGFGVLGDVIGFAINAALNRELLLSDSIVELEFEVTDSRSIAVAFSERLSCRSQLEHETALEDGKFLCYLRIDGASVDDVLAVADDVAAVESHRVVSEHDDEILVELVKSGSVSRVLMEVGASVRSMAADDGVGTLVAEAPLTADIRGIVGAFRALYPDSSLVAKRDVNRSVKTAAEFRDDLADRLTDKQMTAIESAYASGYYDWPRKNTAAELADSLGVSSPTLHQHLRKAEQKLLEAFLSETQDHHA